A window of Cryptomeria japonica chromosome 3, Sugi_1.0, whole genome shotgun sequence contains these coding sequences:
- the LOC131047861 gene encoding synaptotagmin-5, with product MAFITGVVVGFIFGIALVVAFVHSENTRAKQRSQMATNISALSKLTVEDARRIIPKEFFPPWVVFSNLQKLNWLNHQLTVVWPYVDKAASQMIKTIVEPTLEQYRPAILASLTFSKLTLGTVAPQFTGVKIVESSDKEVIMELEMQWDGNPSIILDVMTLIGVGLPIQVKNVGFTGVFRLIFKPLVNEIPCFGALTYSLREKKKLDFTLKVVGGDMSSIPGVSGAIEETIKAAVEDSLLWPVRKVIPILPGDYSDLELRTVGILQVKLVQAKDLLNKDLIGKSDPFAVLYIRPLRERMKKSKTISNDLNPIWNEHFEFEVEDVATQHLTVKIYDEEGVLQDAELLGCAEVQLKELEPGKLNDVWLPLVKDLENKKRDTKKRGEVHLELIYHLFGMENGSTGSFAMGNEQFGMTSLEKVLTNGMNGQRPFSTSSSKRKDINRGVLSVTVKRAEDLTATDLMGKADPYVVLHMKKTDAKKKTRVVSKNLNPEWNQTFDFVVEDALHDMLIVEVWDHDTFSKDFMGKVAMTLTKVLHEGEYDSDFLLDGVKSGRIFLHLKWTPQPISVGVL from the exons ATGGCCTTCATCACAGGCGTTGTTGTGGGTTTCATTTTCGGAATTGCACTTGTGGTTGCCTTTGTCCACTCGGAGAACACGCGAGCCAAACAGCGAAGCCAGATG GCCACGAACATTTCAGCTCTATCAAAGTTAACAGTGGAAGATGCAAGAAGGATAATTCCAAAAGAATTCTTCCCGCCGTGGGTTGTTTTTTCCAACCTCCAAAAG TTAAACTGGCTAAACCATCAGCTGACGGTGGTGTGGCCATATGTTGATAAG GCAGCAtctcaaatgatcaaaacaatagtTGAACCAACTCTAGAGCAATATAGACCAGCCATTTTGGCTTCTCTCACTTTTTCAAAGCTTACCCTTGGTACTGTTGCGCCACAATTCACAG GagttaaaattgttgaaagtaGTGACAAAGAAGTCATTATGGAGCTAGAAATGCAGTGGGATGGTAATCCTAGCATTATCCTGGATGTTATGACCTTAATCGGTGTGGGACTTCCTATCCAG GTCAAGAATGTGGGTTTCACTGGTGTTTTCCGGCTGATCTTTAAACCTTTAGTAAATGAGATCCCATGCTTTGGAGCTCTTACATATTCTTTACGGGAGAAG AAAAAGCTAGATTTTACATTGAAAGTTGTTGGAGGAGATATGTCATCCATTCCGGGAGTGTCTGGTGCCATAGAG GAAACAATAAAAGCTGCGGTTGAAGATTCATTGCTGTGGCCAGTGCGTAAGGTGATACCCATTTTGCCTGGGGATTACAG TGATCTAGAGTTGCGCACTGTTGGAATTCTACAAGTAAAACTTGTGCAAGCAAAGGATTTGCTCAACAAAGACTTAATAGGAAAATCTGATCCTTTCGCAGTACTATACATCAGGCCATTAAGGGAACGAATGAAGAAAAGCAAGACCATA AGCAACGACTTGAATCCTATCTGGAATGAACATTTTGAGTTCGAGGTTGAAGATGTTGCTACACAGCATTTAACTGTAAAGATTTATGATGAGGAAGGGGTCCTCCAGGATGCAGAACTCCTAGGTTGTGCTGAAGTGCAATTGAAGGAGCTAGAACCAGGAAAATTGAATGATGTATGGTTACCTCTTGTCAAAGATCTAGAAAATAAAAAAAGGGACACTAAGAAGCGTGGTGAG GTGCACCTAGAACTTATTTACCATCTATTCGGTATGGAGAATGGTTCTACTGGTTCATTTGCAATGGGAAACGAGCAATTTGGAATGACTTCTTTGGAGAAAGTTCTTACTAATGGCATGAACGGGCAAAGGCCTTTTTCAACTAGTTCCAGCAAAAGGAAAGACATAAATCGTGGTGTTCTCTCTGTGACAGTGAAACGAGCTGAGGACTTAACTGCAACAGACCTAATGGGCAAAGCTGATCCATATGTGGTACTTCATATGAAGAAAACAGATGCAAAAAAGAAAACACGA GTGGTCTCCAAAAATTTGAATCCTGAATGGAATCAAACGTTTGACTTTGTTGTGGAGGATGCCTTGCATGATATGTTGATTGTGGAAGTTTGGGATCATGACACATTCAGCAAG GATTTCATGGGAAAAGTTGCAATGACGCTAACAAAAGTTCTCCATGAAGGCGAATATGATAGTGATTTTCTTCTGGATGGAGTCAAATCTGGGAGGATATTTTTACATCTTAAGTGGACACCACAACCGATTTCTGTTGGTGTACTCTAA